A part of Aegilops tauschii subsp. strangulata cultivar AL8/78 chromosome 2, Aet v6.0, whole genome shotgun sequence genomic DNA contains:
- the LOC109740061 gene encoding ribulose bisphosphate carboxylase/oxygenase activase, chloroplastic, whose translation MAATSLAAASHCHRHHILLPARPSPGCFNLRTPNRGRICPAFPSVLCSSSSSASHQPTAGDEEEAEDGEEGHGRRLSKQSSWEATDGQGDDYLYRLGKEADNMNIAVGARSGIVDDLFVGKFLGRDSDIVFDYRQKATRKFEYLQGDYYIAPAFLDKVAVHIVKNFLANNLNIKIPLILGVWGGKGQGKTFQTELIFKAMGVEPVIMSAGELESERAGEPGRLIRDRYRTASQVVQNQGKMSCLMINDLDAGLGRFGHTQMTVNNQIVVGTLMNLADNPNRVSIGQKWRESDITHRIPIIATGNDFSTLYAPLIRDGRMEKFYWQPTREDIINIVHRMYTKDGLSFEEVSSIVDTFPNQALDFYGALRSRTYDQAILQWVNDIGGYEQLGEKLLKRKNREKLPTFIPPKPTLDALIQSGNSLVEEQAFVMNSNLSKEYMKNLDD comes from the exons ATGGCCGCCACCTCCCTCGCCGCCGCTTCGCACTGCCACCGCCACCACATCCTCCTCCCCGCTCGCCCCAGCCCCGGCTGCTTCAACCTCAGAACCCCCAACCGAGGACGAATCTGCCCCGCCTTCCCGTCCGTTCTCtgctcctcctcttcctctgcttctcaccagcccaccgccggcgacgaggaggaggcggaggatgGGGAGGAGGGGCACGGGAGGAGGCTTTCGAAGCAGTCCTCGTGGGAGGCCACGGATGGTCAGGGCGACGACTACCTCTACCGCCTCGGGAAGGAGGCCGACAACATGAACATCGCCGTCGGTGCCCGCAGTGGCATCGTGGACGACCTCTTCGTCGGCAAATTCCTCGGAAGAGACT CGGATATCGTGTTCGATTACCGCCAGAAGGCGACGAGGAAATTTGAGTATCTGCAGGGAGATTACTACATCGCGCCTGCCTTCCTC GATAAAGTTG CGGTCCACATTGTAAAGAACTTCCTTGCAAATAATCTTAATATCAAGATTCCCCTTATACTTG GTGTCTGGGGTGGCAAGGGGCAAGGGAAAACATTCCAGACTGAACTTATATTTAAAGCAATGGGTGTTGAGCCTGTTATTATGTCTGCTGGAGAACTCGAATCCGAGAGAGCAG GTGAACCTGGAAGACTTATACGTGACCGATACAGAACGGCCTCTCAAGTAGTTCAAAACCAA GGGAAAATGAGCTGTTTGATGATCAATGACCTAGATGCTGGTCTTGGAAGATTTG GACACACACAAATGACGGTCAATAATCAAATCGTGGTTGGAACATTGATGAACTTGGCAGATAATCCTAACAGGGTTAGTATCGGGCAGAAATGGAGAGAATCTGATATAACACATAGAATTCCAATAATAGCAACTGGAAATGATTTTTCAACACTATATGCTCCTTTGATTCGTGATGGGAGGATGGAAAAGTTCTACTG GCAGCCCACCCGTGAAGATATAATTAACATTGTTCACCGTATGTATACAAAGGATGGGTTATCTTTTGAGGAAGTTTCAAGCATTGTAGATACATTTCCAAATCAAG CTCTCGACTTTTATGGAGCTTTGAGATCCAGGACATATGACCAGGCTATCTTGCAG TGGGTAAATGACATTGGTGGTTATGAGCAACTAGGTGAAAAGCTTCTCAAGCGGAAGAACAGAGAGAAGCTTCCAACATTTATCCCTCCGAAG CCAACACTGGATGCATTGATTCAGTCAGGGAACTCTCTGGTAGAAGAGCAGGCATTCGTAATGAATTCGAACTTGTCAAAAGAATATATGAAGAACTTAGATGACTAG